The window AACCAGTTGACCAATAGCAGATAGCTTCTCTGTCTGACGTACCATGTTTTCTAAGTTACGCTCATTGGTGACATCTCGAATAATCAGAATGATTTGGTCCTCTCCAAAGGGATGTAAGACCACCTCCAATATTTTACCTAAGGTTCTGGAATATTGCTCCACACGATTCTTCTCATTTATGGCATCCATTTCATCCAATAAATCCACCCAATACGTTTCTGTTTTAAGAATTTCTTTTAATGTTTTTCCTTCTATGGCCACATGATAGCCTACGATTTCTTTTAATGAACTATTGGTTTCTATACATAAATAATCCATCACTTGTCCTTCATGGTCATAGATTTTTTCCATACGTATATAACCATTAAGCATGGTTTCAAATAATGAACGATACTTCTGTTCACTGCGAAGCAGTTTTAATTCTGATGCTTTTAGTCGGTCAATACTCTGCACCATGCCCACCATACGGATGGGTTTACCATCCGCTTCTCGTTCAATGGCTGCCCCCATTCCCATATACCATACATCATGTCCATCTTTATGACGGATTCGACATTCACACATGAATGTTTCTGTTTCTTGTCCATAATGTTCTTCCAGCTTTTTAATGACCTTCATCATATCATCTTGGTGGATATAAGTTGTTATCACATGACTATCACCATTGAATCGTTCACCATCATATCCCAAAGAAGCAGCAAAGCCAGGATCTATATAGAGATTATTGCTCTTTGCATACCAATCCCATTCGTAGAGATTGGCGCTTTGGACCGCTAAAGCTAGTCGTTCTTCCAGTTGGTGGGATGAATGAATATGTTCTGTTATATCTTGTACTTGCACAAAGTAACCTTCTGGCCGAAGCCGATTAGGGCCTAAGATACTTATTCTTACTTCAAGATATTTTTTGTCCTTCATCGTATGATTAAGCTGTGTTTCATGATCATCATGAAAGTCAAATTCCATACGAAAGCTAACGTCATGTCCACTCTTAACTTGTTCAAGGCTCCTCTTGGCCATCTTGTATTTCTTAAAAATATTAATCCCTAAGATATTTTCCTTGGCATCAATTTCAAACATCTTCAGACATATGGGATTTGTCACAATCAATTTTCCCTCTGCATTATAGAGTTCAAGACCTACAGATGACGCCTTAAATATACTGACAATGTTCTCCATGTCAATTTCAAAATCCTTATACTTTTTGATAATAAAAGAAATGATTAATATGGCATCAGAAAATATGAAGAACAACCGATTGGTAATATAGAGGTACACATCAAGATCCCCACTTTTCAAGTATATGTGGCATAAAAAATTGAAAATCCCCCAGAGTAAAAAGAAACTGCCGCATATGTAATTATGGGACTTCTTGGTCCAATATAATGCCATGCCTATGTATACAAAATAAAAGCCCATGTAGACAAAAAATATCATGAGATAGTCATAGCCTATGTATTTTGTTCCAATAATAAAGGCCATGACAAGGATATATACAATGTTAATTTTTCTCCGCCATCGAATGGGTACAAAAAATTCAATACCCAAGATGGTAAACAAATAACTGGTACCGAGTAGTACAAGTCCTATAATGGATTGATCCGGTATAAGGTATTTCCCACATAGAAGATTGGTGCTTAAATAGCCCATGTAGAATACCATACTGATAATCCAATATAGAAAATATTTACTTTTCTTAGTGACCTTCACATAGAGACAAATAAAAACTAATAACCACATAAAACAAGAAACAATACTAAACAAGTTAACGATCTGAATCGTGTCCATATTAACACCTCTTGCACAAAATTATCCCAAATTAACCATCCATGTGTCTACCTAAACATGATAACAGGAGGTATTATACTATTTAGTTTTCTCCTGCTACCTTAAGTAATTGATTCTCCATACAATGTTTCACATTTAATGTAACCTTTGATTTTTTAAATTGGACCACAACAGTATCCTCATCCATTGCTAACACGATACCTTTACCAAACTTTTTATGTTGGATCGTACCATTAACTTTTAAATCTCCCATTAAATAGGTACACAACTGAGTTAAAAACCTTGATGGTTTCGTAGACTCATGGTAACGTTCATTCACGTAGGAAATATAGAGGTATTCTTTAGCACGTGTCATACCTACGTAAAATAATCTTCTCTCTTCTTCAATATCTTTATCACGATTGGATTTTTGATGGGGTAAAAGCCCCTCAACTGCACCAATAATCCATACAACCCTATACTCTAGACCTTTTGATGCATGCATGGTCGTGAGTGTTACAGCATCCTTGCTCAAGTCCATCTTATTGCTTTCTTCCATTTTCTCACGATAGGCTTCAATGTGTGCAAACCATGCGTCAACCTGCTCAAAAAGTCGAGCGCTTTCACTTAATTCTCCAAGGATTTCGTACAAGCCATCCACACTGATTTTGCGATAAGCAGCATAATCTTGCAGGTATTGGTCATAACCAATAGCCTTACGTATATATTCAATCATTTCTGATGTGGACCTTTTTCTCATACATTGTAGATGATATTGCATTTCTTCTATGCGATCAATCATCCACTGTTTATCTTGATAATACTGATAAAGTCCACCCAAGACATCATCGTATTCTTTCTTTATCATAGCTATTGCAGCTTTGGACACATAGCGCTTTGGCTTATTCACAATGCGCAGTAGAGCTTCACCGTCTTTGATGTTGCATGTAAGTCGTAGATAGGCCATGATATCTCTTGCTACCCAATGGTCAAACAACAGAGCAGCTTTATCCCGTACAATAAAAGGAATATGCATATCTAAGAAAATATCGATAATAGCTCTTGACTGGATGTTTGTGCGGTAGATGATGGCTATTTCTGATAAGGGTATCTGATGTTTTTTCTTAAGGGCTAATAGATGATGAACCATTTGTTTGGCTTCATCATGGCTATCTTTTGCTTCTACAACAATAGGATGTTTTCCCAAATTGTTATGGGTGACCATGTCCTTCATGTATCTTTTTTTATTTTCCATGATAACCTGTTTACTTGACTGAACAATATGTTTTGTGGAACGGTAATTTGTATTCAGAACGATACATGGTGCTTGCTCATAATCCTTTGGAAAACTCAGTAAAAATTCTGGCTTAGCCCCACGAAAACTATAAATGGATTGATCATCATCGCCTACAACAAAGAGGTTATTCTCTGGAGACACAAGCATCTGAGTGGTGGCATACTGGACCCGATTAATGTCTTGAAACTCATCAATTAAAACATACCGAAAACGTGACTGCCAATAGGTAAGGACTTCCTTGTTTTGCTTTAACAAGGCATAACATTTCACCAGCATATCATCAAAATCAATCATCTTCTTTTCCCGTTTAAAGGCTTCATACAAACCATAGATTTTTTTGAATATGTCCGTTGAACATGATGTTGGGTTATAATATTTAATCTGTATCAATTCGCTTTTCATTAACGATATTTCACTTATCACATCTGCGATAAATTCGTTCTCATCTGCATACTCGATATGAAGTTTTCTGACAATATCACGAAAAACTTCTAGCTTCCGGTCATCCATCAATAACTGGTTAATTTGAAGGTCATAATAACTTTGTAAAATACGAAAAAATATGGCATGAAAAGTCCCAAAATTGACCGTTTGTCCATGCCTGCTGTCTGATATTTGCTCAAAGCGCTTTTCCATTTCAAGAGCTGCTGCTTTTGTGAAAGTTATGACAAGTATATGTTCGGGCTTAACGCCACATTGCTCAATAAGATAAGCAATTCTATGGGTAATAACCATTGTTTTACCAGAACCTGGTCCAGCTAATACCATCATAGGACCCTGATGATGTGAAACGGCTAAATGTTGGTTATCATTTAATGCAAAACCCATCAGCATTCCTCCTTATATGCCCTATTATAGCATAAAATACCATATGATTTAAACCTGTAACTGTCAGATATCTCATAAAAAAGTCATCTCACCACCCTAAAGTAATGACATGACCCATACCCTTCGATTTTTATTTTAGAATTAAACCTCAATGATGTCATATGTAAACCAAATGATTAACTGCTTTTAAATACATCGTGAACGTCTTCCACGATACCCCCATCAATCAACTGAGCATCTACCATATCCCTTAAGATAGACATACCTTTTTCATGGGACAAGCCTTCACGATAAGGCCTTTCTTCCATGAGTGCTTGATAAATATCTAAGCACATGATTAGGCGTGAATTAAAATCTAATGCATCTTTTTTTAAGCCAAATGGATAGCCTGAACCGTCTAACTTTTCATGGTGGTTACACGCCCATTCTGTCAGCTCTTCAAATCCTTCGATTTGTGATAAACATATTCGGCTAAAATAGGTATGTTGACGAATAAGATACAGTTCATCTTCTTTTAGTCTATCGGGCTTATCTAGAATCTCATTACTAATGGCCAGCTTTCCAAGATCATGTAAATTGGCGGCTATTTTTAATTGTAATACTTCGATTTCATCTTTTTTGTAGTAACGAGCCATCTTTTCAACTTTGTTGGCTAGGTCATGAGAATGTCTTAAAGTAAATTCAGACTTATTATCAATAATCCTTGAGAATATTTCTGTGATTTGCTGCAACTCACACCAGGTAACCTCTCTCTTAATCTCAGGAAGTGTGTATTTGATGGCATATTCTATAAAATTATCACTTAAATCCAGCCAAAAGCTAGACTGCTGGCTTACCTGCATAAAAGCCTCTACAATCTCTGGTGCAAAGAGCTTATTGGCTTGTTCTTGAATAAACTGCTCCACTTGCTTTATTTTATTGTAATGAATAAGTTTAAAATTAAACTTATTATCCAGATAGTCTCCAAAAAAAATAAGCTGAGACATCATGGGTATTTCCATACCTTTAACACCAAAAAAGCCTGAGCCGTCATAAGCTTCGTGGTGATATTTAATAACATCCCTTACATCTGTGAGAAAAGGGTAGTTTTCAATGTTTTTTTGTCCAATGGTACAGTGCTCTTTTACATTTTCTAGAACAAATTTTTTCTTATGTTTTTTAGCCCGAGCCGCCATCTCCAGCATGTATTTGGTAACGCCGTTATCATGAAGTATGGCACATGCAACCAAATCATAGCGTTCTTCTGGATGCGAACCAAGAAACAAAGCCAATCGATTAGCAATATAGGCTACGCGCTTAGAATGATTAGAGGTAACCCCTAACACGTCCATTTCGACAAAATCCAGTGTATAAGATAAGGATAGCAGCAATTCATTTAAGTTTATATTCATCATTCATCCCTTTCCTATTGTATATACCTGATACTTAGGTAAATGGTATTGGTTTATTTACATGAAGTTTTATATCATTACAGGATTGTTAACATGCATCTTGCCTACCTATAGTTTAGCTGCATTCATCAATGCTGGTACGATTTGCTTCTTTCTAGAAAAAACATCTGGTAAGAATATGCTTGTATCCTCTTTGCCCATTTTAAAAGCATTCTCTGCCATCCATCTTCCTTTCCCTACAGCTAATAATTCCGTACCACCTACAACAATATCCGTTATCATCAATACAGCAAGGTCAATCTGCTCCAGCTGACACATTTCCTCCATACGCTTACAGATATCGTGAAACATTTTATAAAACCCAGCGAAGTCACCTGTGTTAATCTGTGATATCATGACTTTATACTTACCAAACATAAATTTCTTCATATCACCTAAAATAATCTTATCCGGCGTTTTTTTGTCAAGAGATGAGCCAGCTGTTATGAGTTTCATACCATACTTCTGAATATCTACTTCTGCTATTTTGGCCAGCATATCGCCAATCCGTTTATCCTCATGGGTACATGTAGGGGACTTAAAAAGTAGTGTATCTGAAATAATAGCACTTAACATAATACCTGCCATGGGCTTACTAATGGGTATCTTATTTTCTTCGTACATCTTAGCGATAATGGTACAGGTACATCCAAGTGGTTCTAATCTAAAATACAGTGGAGCTATGGTTTGCACATTTGCAACCCGATGATGGTCAATGACTTCAATAATCTCTGCTTCTTCAATACCTTTTATGGATTGATTTTTTTCATTGTGGTCTACTAAGATTGCTTTTTTCCGATTAATATCCACCAAGTTACTTCGTGATATCATGCCTTTAATATAACCTAATTCGTCCACCACTGGAAATCGTCGATGCCCAGATGTTAACATGTTTTCCATCACATCATCGATGGTTTCATAGGTTGTAAAATACTCCAAGGAATCCTTTCTCACCATACTGGTAATGGGGACAGTATAACTGATTAATCGTACAATTTCATAGAGACTGTACTTGGTTATCATTACCGAACCGGGATAATCCACCAAGAGGTCATGTTTATCCTGACTATTGGCAAAGATAATGCAACACCCATTGGTAGCATATTGCTCCATGAAATCATCCTGATAATCAGCAATGAGAATATCTTCTTCATTTAATATATGACCTTGCTTTAGATCTGAAATGAGGTACACGTTTCCTTTGATAATTCGCTGGTGGCAATCTCCAGTGATAACCTTTGCTTCTAACTCACGAATAATATTTTTATACGGTGTTTTTGCATCCTTAAGTAACGTTCTACTGGTCAATTCTAAGAAGGGTGGGACAATATCGGAAATAGAGACAATACCGATTAAGCGTTTATTTCTATCCACTACGGGAATAGAACGCCCAATCTTATTAATGATTTTCTCAAGAACTTCTTTTATCGTGTCTGTTTGATAGGCCACAACACTACGTGGCAAGTTTAAATCAGATACTTGCGGTTTTAAATCTTTCAGCAATCTAGGCGGCGCCACGCCAAAGAAGTCCAGAGCATAGGTTGTTTCTTTATTGACCGGTCCTAATCGAACAGGTATATACTCATCTTTTCCTATTTGCTTTTTCAAGTGTGCATAAGATAAAGCTGCACAAATGGAGTCAGTGTCTGGATTCTGATGCCCAAATATATAAATTGTATTCATAGCAACACCTACTCTCTTTCGCATATTGATAATGATTAAATGACTCGAATAATGATCTTTCCTCAGTTGAATATATTCTATCAAAATACCCGTTGTTGTGCAATCCATTTATCTCATGCCAAACAGTTCTTTAGTTTAAGACGTATAGGTCGTGCAATCATCTTAAATAGTAGAATTGTACTAATATTATAACATTGTTGTTGGAAATTGTAGGTATATTTGATATAATGTAAGAAGTTAATAAAATTGGGGATGATAATTCTATGACAAATTATACCATTAAACAAATTAATACTTTTA is drawn from Vallitalea pronyensis and contains these coding sequences:
- a CDS encoding hybrid sensor histidine kinase/response regulator, giving the protein MDTIQIVNLFSIVSCFMWLLVFICLYVKVTKKSKYFLYWIISMVFYMGYLSTNLLCGKYLIPDQSIIGLVLLGTSYLFTILGIEFFVPIRWRRKINIVYILVMAFIIGTKYIGYDYLMIFFVYMGFYFVYIGMALYWTKKSHNYICGSFFLLWGIFNFLCHIYLKSGDLDVYLYITNRLFFIFSDAILIISFIIKKYKDFEIDMENIVSIFKASSVGLELYNAEGKLIVTNPICLKMFEIDAKENILGINIFKKYKMAKRSLEQVKSGHDVSFRMEFDFHDDHETQLNHTMKDKKYLEVRISILGPNRLRPEGYFVQVQDITEHIHSSHQLEERLALAVQSANLYEWDWYAKSNNLYIDPGFAASLGYDGERFNGDSHVITTYIHQDDMMKVIKKLEEHYGQETETFMCECRIRHKDGHDVWYMGMGAAIEREADGKPIRMVGMVQSIDRLKASELKLLRSEQKYRSLFETMLNGYIRMEKIYDHEGQVMDYLCIETNSSLKEIVGYHVAIEGKTLKEILKTETYWVDLLDEMDAINEKNRVEQYSRTLGKILEVVLHPFGEDQIILIIRDVTNERNLENMVRQTEKLSAIGQLVGGIAHDFNNQLMAIGGAISIIKTKCYTGDCRKYINYIEKCSNNSASLVNRLLTFSRESDYEMVPINIHEIIYSVVEILERSIDKKIDITIALKAEQCMALGDESQIQNTLLNIGLNARDAMVNGGKLVFRTYNSTEDRDKNRGTNKDYIVVVISDTGIGMSEEVKERIFEPFFTTKSIGKGTGLGLAMVFGIIKSHGGYISVNSVMNVGTDFTVKIPVIDTVTMVPLQEKEGLIKGNEKIMVIDDETILRDLIKEMLEMLGYQVITFADGYQALAYYRDHWYDIHLVLLDLVMPKLSGEELFEGLYDINPGVKAVFLSGYGLENIDESIRSRINGFINKPIKIEELSMKIREMIEQ
- a CDS encoding ATP-dependent helicase, with amino-acid sequence MGFALNDNQHLAVSHHQGPMMVLAGPGSGKTMVITHRIAYLIEQCGVKPEHILVITFTKAAALEMEKRFEQISDSRHGQTVNFGTFHAIFFRILQSYYDLQINQLLMDDRKLEVFRDIVRKLHIEYADENEFIADVISEISLMKSELIQIKYYNPTSCSTDIFKKIYGLYEAFKREKKMIDFDDMLVKCYALLKQNKEVLTYWQSRFRYVLIDEFQDINRVQYATTQMLVSPENNLFVVGDDDQSIYSFRGAKPEFLLSFPKDYEQAPCIVLNTNYRSTKHIVQSSKQVIMENKKRYMKDMVTHNNLGKHPIVVEAKDSHDEAKQMVHHLLALKKKHQIPLSEIAIIYRTNIQSRAIIDIFLDMHIPFIVRDKAALLFDHWVARDIMAYLRLTCNIKDGEALLRIVNKPKRYVSKAAIAMIKKEYDDVLGGLYQYYQDKQWMIDRIEEMQYHLQCMRKRSTSEMIEYIRKAIGYDQYLQDYAAYRKISVDGLYEILGELSESARLFEQVDAWFAHIEAYREKMEESNKMDLSKDAVTLTTMHASKGLEYRVVWIIGAVEGLLPHQKSNRDKDIEEERRLFYVGMTRAKEYLYISYVNERYHESTKPSRFLTQLCTYLMGDLKVNGTIQHKKFGKGIVLAMDEDTVVVQFKKSKVTLNVKHCMENQLLKVAGEN
- a CDS encoding HD domain-containing phosphohydrolase, with protein sequence MMNINLNELLLSLSYTLDFVEMDVLGVTSNHSKRVAYIANRLALFLGSHPEERYDLVACAILHDNGVTKYMLEMAARAKKHKKKFVLENVKEHCTIGQKNIENYPFLTDVRDVIKYHHEAYDGSGFFGVKGMEIPMMSQLIFFGDYLDNKFNFKLIHYNKIKQVEQFIQEQANKLFAPEIVEAFMQVSQQSSFWLDLSDNFIEYAIKYTLPEIKREVTWCELQQITEIFSRIIDNKSEFTLRHSHDLANKVEKMARYYKKDEIEVLQLKIAANLHDLGKLAISNEILDKPDRLKEDELYLIRQHTYFSRICLSQIEGFEELTEWACNHHEKLDGSGYPFGLKKDALDFNSRLIMCLDIYQALMEERPYREGLSHEKGMSILRDMVDAQLIDGGIVEDVHDVFKSS
- a CDS encoding putative manganese-dependent inorganic diphosphatase, giving the protein MNTIYIFGHQNPDTDSICAALSYAHLKKQIGKDEYIPVRLGPVNKETTYALDFFGVAPPRLLKDLKPQVSDLNLPRSVVAYQTDTIKEVLEKIINKIGRSIPVVDRNKRLIGIVSISDIVPPFLELTSRTLLKDAKTPYKNIIRELEAKVITGDCHQRIIKGNVYLISDLKQGHILNEEDILIADYQDDFMEQYATNGCCIIFANSQDKHDLLVDYPGSVMITKYSLYEIVRLISYTVPITSMVRKDSLEYFTTYETIDDVMENMLTSGHRRFPVVDELGYIKGMISRSNLVDINRKKAILVDHNEKNQSIKGIEEAEIIEVIDHHRVANVQTIAPLYFRLEPLGCTCTIIAKMYEENKIPISKPMAGIMLSAIISDTLLFKSPTCTHEDKRIGDMLAKIAEVDIQKYGMKLITAGSSLDKKTPDKIILGDMKKFMFGKYKVMISQINTGDFAGFYKMFHDICKRMEEMCQLEQIDLAVLMITDIVVGGTELLAVGKGRWMAENAFKMGKEDTSIFLPDVFSRKKQIVPALMNAAKL